In Treponema denticola, one genomic interval encodes:
- a CDS encoding type II toxin-antitoxin system RelE/ParE family toxin has product MYPLGLPLVRKINANLWEIRSCISSGIVRIFFTIEDASLVLLHGFIKKTQKTPYKELTLAISRLREFKEMNK; this is encoded by the coding sequence ATATACCCTCTTGGTTTACCATTAGTTAGAAAAATTAATGCTAATTTATGGGAAATTAGAAGCTGCATTTCAAGCGGTATTGTAAGAATCTTTTTTACTATCGAAGACGCTTCTTTAGTTTTGCTTCATGGATTTATAAAAAAAACACAAAAAACACCGTACAAAGAATTAACGCTAGCTATCTCTCGATTGAGGGAATTTAAGGAGATGAATAAATGA
- a CDS encoding OmpA family protein, with product MLCIRLAAQDMQSIQNSQDIQNTEQGSNNPAADISEKWYSNLFASAGFQTFIPISLLKDYTKPKPGYRAAFGYTFFRSKQHTMPVYLETGHSVILGTNPLVRSFDAVPITVNTAYDYFPIRHLSVGAFAGIGLYVLQIQHYQTAVDLLTDKMKISQDVDGVFSTGISIGSNILNRSIEFKAAFSIDLLLEKSRAVPLPSFQIYVRVYPADVYAYARRKNKPVPVIIEKEIEVPAEKQLAQFDAIYVYFTPESAELDVNAKGDIKKAAAILKENKDIYILFESSAAPFGSQSGRLKIEAERIEAVSGYLQKNGITQDRIIYNEPKDKNHKKEDMPEEEFYTRYRYVKIRFVRLQFNPNEGANLYQPVHEQPDEINGQTNTITIETTKGENK from the coding sequence ATGCTTTGTATAAGACTTGCAGCACAGGATATGCAAAGCATACAAAACTCGCAGGATATACAAAATACCGAACAAGGCAGCAATAACCCCGCAGCAGATATTTCCGAAAAATGGTATTCCAACCTTTTTGCTTCAGCCGGCTTTCAAACCTTTATACCCATTTCCCTTTTAAAAGATTATACCAAACCTAAACCCGGCTACAGGGCGGCTTTCGGATACACTTTTTTCCGCTCAAAACAGCACACAATGCCGGTGTATCTGGAAACGGGGCACAGTGTTATCTTGGGTACAAACCCTCTGGTGCGAAGCTTTGACGCCGTGCCCATCACGGTAAACACCGCCTATGATTACTTTCCAATACGGCATCTTTCCGTTGGAGCATTTGCCGGCATCGGGCTGTATGTTTTGCAAATTCAGCACTATCAGACGGCTGTTGACCTTTTAACGGACAAAATGAAAATATCACAAGACGTAGACGGAGTTTTCAGTACAGGCATTAGTATCGGATCTAACATTTTAAACCGCAGCATCGAATTTAAAGCTGCTTTTTCTATCGATTTACTTTTGGAAAAAAGCCGTGCCGTTCCTCTGCCGTCTTTTCAAATATATGTGCGTGTTTACCCTGCTGATGTGTATGCCTACGCACGGCGTAAAAACAAGCCTGTACCGGTAATAATCGAAAAAGAGATTGAAGTTCCTGCTGAAAAACAGCTTGCACAATTTGATGCAATCTACGTGTATTTTACACCTGAAAGCGCAGAACTCGATGTAAATGCCAAAGGAGACATTAAAAAAGCGGCAGCCATCCTTAAAGAAAACAAAGATATATACATCTTGTTCGAAAGCTCTGCAGCACCTTTCGGTTCGCAAAGCGGCAGACTAAAAATAGAAGCGGAACGCATTGAGGCTGTGTCCGGCTATCTGCAAAAAAACGGCATCACACAAGACAGAATTATCTATAACGAGCCGAAAGACAAAAACCACAAAAAGGAAGACATGCCTGAAGAAGAGTTTTATACCCGATACCGGTATGTAAAAATACGCTTTGTACGGCTTCAATTTAACCCCAATGAGGGAGCAAACCTCTATCAACCGGTACATGAACAACCGGACGAAATAAACGGCCAAACTAATACCATAACAATAGAAACAACAAAGGGAGAAAACAAATGA
- a CDS encoding helix-turn-helix domain-containing protein, giving the protein MKGKGQSFGEFMVEQGLYEEAQELAAKKILIYQLEAEMKNQNISKNEMAKRLNTSRSAINNILDTAYNSSIGSLEKMAYALGKRISITLQ; this is encoded by the coding sequence ATGAAAGGAAAAGGACAATCATTTGGTGAATTTATGGTCGAACAAGGATTATATGAAGAAGCTCAAGAATTAGCAGCAAAAAAAATTCTTATATATCAATTAGAAGCTGAAATGAAAAATCAAAATATAAGCAAAAATGAAATGGCAAAACGATTAAATACTTCCCGAAGTGCTATAAATAATATTCTGGATACGGCGTATAACTCATCAATAGGCTCGTTAGAAAAAATGGCTTATGCGCTAGGTAAGCGTATATCGATAACATTGCAGTGA